One window of the Luteolibacter sp. Y139 genome contains the following:
- the ykgO gene encoding type B 50S ribosomal protein L36, translating into MKVLSSLSSAKRRHADCQVVKRKGTLYVICKSNPKFKARQGATKGTRLSKQGVK; encoded by the coding sequence ATGAAAGTTCTTTCCTCGCTCTCTTCCGCCAAGCGCCGCCACGCCGATTGCCAGGTCGTGAAGCGCAAGGGCACGCTCTACGTCATCTGCAAGAGCAACCCGAAGTTCAAGGCCCGCCAAGGCGCGACCAAGGGCACCCGCCTTTCCAAGCAGGGCGTGAAGTAA
- the radC gene encoding RadC family protein, translated as MDLRITDLPLDERPREKLARFGAGALDNAELLAIFLRTGIKGRSAIQIGRDLLEHYGSIGSLGSAGVEELSRQTGLGLAKACQLVAAFELGARAAREQTAQQPLDSPDIIYKTFAPRLAWIRHEQLLVALVDTRLRHTSTVEISTGTLNETSAHPREVLRPVITRGAYGFVLLHNHPSGDPTPSRADDRFTRRLIESADLLQLVFLDHVIIGRPEGGRLPYFSFREAGIISR; from the coding sequence ATGGATCTACGGATCACCGATCTCCCCCTCGATGAACGCCCCCGCGAGAAGCTCGCCCGCTTCGGAGCCGGGGCCTTGGACAATGCCGAGCTGCTGGCGATTTTCCTGCGCACCGGCATCAAAGGCCGCAGCGCCATCCAGATCGGCCGCGACCTGCTGGAGCACTACGGTTCCATCGGCTCGCTCGGCAGCGCAGGCGTCGAGGAGCTATCCCGCCAAACCGGCCTCGGCCTGGCCAAGGCCTGCCAACTCGTCGCCGCCTTCGAACTCGGAGCCCGCGCCGCTCGCGAGCAAACGGCCCAGCAGCCCCTCGACTCACCCGACATCATCTACAAGACCTTCGCCCCACGGCTCGCATGGATCCGCCACGAGCAATTGCTGGTTGCTCTCGTCGATACCCGGCTGCGTCACACCAGCACCGTGGAAATCAGCACCGGCACCCTGAATGAAACCTCCGCTCATCCGCGAGAGGTGCTCCGCCCCGTAATCACCCGTGGTGCCTACGGCTTCGTCCTCCTTCACAACCACCCCTCAGGCGATCCGACGCCAAGTCGAGCCGACGACCGCTTTACGCGCCGGTTGATCGAGTCGGCCGATCTGCTCCAGCTCGTGTTCCTCGACCACGTCATCATCGGCCGGCCGGAAGGCGGGCGGCTCCCTTACTTCTCCTTCCGGGAAGCCGGGATCATAAGCAGGTAG
- a CDS encoding GatB/YqeY domain-containing protein, translating to MSDLAARIPEDIKSAMKAKDAVSLNALRALKTAMSNASIEKGHLTAPLDDAEVAALIRKQIKQRQDSFEQFSNAGREELAATEKAEIAVLEKYLPKAMTAEEIAALVDAVVTETGAASKADMGKVMKLSQERAAGRADGKTLSQEVAKRLS from the coding sequence ATGAGCGATCTTGCCGCCCGCATCCCTGAAGACATCAAATCCGCCATGAAGGCGAAGGACGCCGTGAGCCTGAATGCTCTCCGCGCCCTCAAGACCGCGATGAGCAATGCCTCCATCGAAAAGGGCCACCTGACCGCGCCGCTCGACGACGCCGAGGTCGCCGCCCTGATCCGCAAGCAGATCAAGCAGCGTCAGGATTCCTTCGAGCAATTTTCCAACGCCGGCCGCGAGGAACTCGCCGCGACCGAGAAGGCCGAAATCGCCGTGCTGGAGAAATACCTGCCGAAAGCCATGACCGCCGAAGAGATCGCCGCGCTGGTGGATGCCGTGGTGACCGAAACCGGCGCCGCCTCGAAGGCCGACATGGGCAAGGTCATGAAGCTCTCCCAGGAACGCGCCGCCGGTCGTGCCGATGGCAAGACCCTCTCACAGGAAGTCGCCAAACGCCTTTCCTGA
- a CDS encoding M16 family metallopeptidase, with product MSRARYEMVEMPGGFRLAVATLPESECAALSIHVPAGSRDDPAKQSGLAHFVEHMVFKGTARRDARAISLETEDVGASLNACTTEDEVTYEARGEAETLPLLADMLSDLVWHPAFPEAEIKLEREVIGEEIVMYRESPSDHIGDLISAALWSPHPLGEPIAGTEKSITKIDKKALAAFRDLHHFRKDVVIAVAGPFSVDEARERLLPHLPTSRSLPSINELDPSTLTAPRHLKETRDTEQLQLALAFRTLGRRDPRRHALRLLGMILGESASSRLFQELREKRGLCYQISCDVNLFAEAGSLEIHAGLAPDSREESLECIFREIEDLRKNGPRADELARAKRLAVSQTKMAMESTAAHASWVGDCLLQYDRLVTPEEMRREWELVTADEIREIAAEMLVESRQALAEILPD from the coding sequence ATGAGCCGTGCGCGCTATGAAATGGTGGAGATGCCCGGCGGCTTTCGTTTGGCCGTCGCAACCTTGCCGGAATCCGAGTGCGCAGCGCTTTCCATCCACGTGCCGGCCGGCAGCCGCGATGATCCTGCGAAGCAGAGCGGCCTCGCTCACTTCGTCGAGCACATGGTCTTCAAGGGCACCGCTCGCCGCGACGCGCGAGCGATCAGCCTCGAAACCGAAGACGTGGGTGCTTCGCTCAATGCCTGCACGACCGAAGACGAAGTAACCTACGAGGCCCGCGGCGAAGCGGAAACGCTGCCGCTGCTGGCGGACATGCTCTCTGATCTCGTCTGGCACCCCGCCTTTCCCGAAGCGGAGATCAAACTGGAACGCGAGGTCATCGGCGAGGAAATCGTGATGTATCGCGAGAGCCCGTCCGATCACATCGGCGACCTGATCTCCGCAGCACTGTGGTCCCCTCATCCGCTCGGCGAACCCATCGCCGGAACGGAGAAGAGCATCACGAAGATCGACAAGAAGGCCTTGGCCGCCTTCCGCGACCTTCACCACTTCCGCAAGGATGTGGTCATCGCAGTCGCCGGACCATTCAGCGTGGACGAGGCACGCGAGCGCCTGCTGCCGCACCTGCCCACGTCACGTTCATTGCCCTCAATCAATGAGCTCGATCCCTCAACCCTTACCGCACCACGTCACCTCAAGGAAACGCGTGACACCGAGCAACTTCAGCTCGCACTCGCCTTCCGTACCTTGGGACGGCGCGATCCACGCCGCCATGCGCTTCGGCTGTTAGGGATGATCCTCGGTGAAAGCGCGAGCTCGCGGCTCTTCCAGGAACTGCGCGAGAAGCGTGGCCTCTGCTATCAGATTTCCTGCGACGTGAATCTCTTCGCCGAAGCCGGCTCGCTGGAGATTCACGCCGGACTCGCACCCGACTCGCGGGAAGAGTCGCTGGAGTGCATCTTCCGCGAGATCGAAGACCTCCGGAAAAACGGCCCGCGAGCCGATGAACTCGCCCGCGCCAAACGCCTCGCCGTCAGCCAGACAAAAATGGCCATGGAAAGCACCGCCGCCCACGCCTCATGGGTCGGCGATTGCCTGCTGCAATATGACCGCCTCGTGACACCGGAAGAAATGCGCCGCGAGTGGGAGCTGGTCACTGCGGATGAAATCCGCGAAATCGCCGCCGAGATGCTGGTCGAGTCCCGTCAGGCGCTCGCCGAGATCCTTCCCGATTGA
- the ispD gene encoding 2-C-methyl-D-erythritol 4-phosphate cytidylyltransferase, with the protein MGCAAVIVASGTSRRMGFDKLAAEIHGRSVLAHTVDAFMRASGISRVVLVCPEERFRLLEDEVYTKPIDRVDGGEHRQDSVANGLAILGAEDMLVAVHDGARPLVRPEAIDECIEAARKFGAATLAHAVADTLKKADAEGFSRYPVDRTNLWAMETPQIFRTSLLRRAYAGILERQTIVTDEVSVVEAMGISTKLVVSAFPNPKITVPADIALATALLMQGTEVDDLK; encoded by the coding sequence ATGGGCTGCGCCGCCGTCATCGTGGCCTCCGGCACCAGCCGGCGGATGGGTTTCGACAAGCTGGCCGCGGAGATCCACGGCAGGTCCGTGCTAGCCCACACCGTCGACGCCTTCATGCGCGCCAGCGGCATCTCACGGGTGGTCTTGGTCTGCCCCGAAGAACGCTTCCGCCTGCTGGAAGACGAAGTCTACACGAAGCCGATCGACCGCGTCGACGGAGGTGAGCACCGCCAGGACTCGGTGGCCAATGGCCTGGCCATCCTTGGGGCGGAAGACATGCTCGTCGCCGTCCACGATGGTGCCCGCCCGCTGGTGCGGCCGGAAGCCATCGACGAATGCATCGAGGCGGCACGGAAATTTGGGGCTGCCACCCTGGCGCACGCAGTGGCGGACACCTTGAAGAAGGCGGACGCCGAGGGATTTTCCCGCTACCCGGTGGATCGCACCAATCTGTGGGCCATGGAGACGCCGCAGATCTTCCGCACTTCCCTCCTGCGCCGCGCCTACGCTGGCATTCTCGAGCGCCAGACGATCGTGACGGATGAAGTCTCGGTGGTGGAAGCCATGGGGATCTCGACGAAGCTGGTCGTCTCCGCGTTTCCCAATCCCAAGATCACGGTGCCCGCCGATATTGCGCTGGCGACTGCCCTGCTGATGCAAGGAACCGAGGTCGACGACCTGAAGTAA